A DNA window from Porites lutea chromosome 6, jaPorLute2.1, whole genome shotgun sequence contains the following coding sequences:
- the LOC140940758 gene encoding xylosyltransferase 2-like isoform X2 → MKFRIVRFILGIIGLIVIIQVLTTIHFSSTHWPEEHPVIGNRHVRTVRGKARSHVGAKQVQEPSRQDGEPERGPKPSSLEAPFVPPCKVKHKDALSALKRVKSERCKRQIYKTACLSEAKQLYNIDIKRTCPVPREKGSPAKWIDVAKTPYGNPIRIAYVVTVHGRAFRQVKRLFKALYHSHHYFFFHIDTRSDYLRREILKMIRNFPNAAVAPWSMATIWGGASLLKMLLRCMEDLMAKKDWKWDFFINLSESDYPIKFIKKQGLDRTFLECDEHMWRLGERQLPPEIDIDGGSDWIALNRKFCQFLVTSRDPLVTSLKHMYGYSLLPAESFFHTVLRNGPYCETFIRTNLRLTNWKRKLGCRCQYKHIVDWCGCSPNDFKPEDMARLKSQSTNYFARKFEAIVNQEVINQLDSWLYDPYPANTQGLNYYWENMYHHEDSITKTSDVFATFYQAFVRVGLKSLKTPSVQGSHSRKCLPGGTGIIKEVAILNQHDQLGGVLALYDVDVLSSSGQKRTVTMETWLAPLSHEELLNLNMSNGPQRLVGLEVGTIWDQKERVFRNLARLMGPWDDPVLVHRWVHGKEFDVKIMWVDPINVVTGIYEMRVVENWVVSFHKPTFKKPMRPGKWTIKMIFSHKGEDMVIGQTSFLVIPMSVSKGEPIRSQDATAANSGPPGGIYNTNDFLIEFDREANNTEALAKKAAENSRKFGQELDDWIDSEVEYFWTVEASCVISGNLEGCGHILPCKSTTWSSRSPDPKSEIGKVKPNGRLR, encoded by the exons ATGAAGTTTAGAATAGTGAGATTTATCCTGGGAATAATCGGTCTAATAGTAATCATTCAAGTGTTAACAACTATCCATTTCTCATCTACACACTGGCCTGAAGAACATCCCGTTATTGGAAATCGTCATGTAAGAACGGTACGTGGAAAAGCACGTTCACACGTGGGGGCAAAGCAG GTTCAAGAGCCATCAAGACAAGATGGAGAGCCAGAAAGAGGCCCAAAGCCATCATCTTTAGAGGCACCATTTGTGCCGCCTTGTAAAGTAAAACACAAAGATGCTCTTTCCGCCCTAAAACGGGTGAAATCTGAGAGGtgtaaaagacaaatttataAGACAGCTTGTCTGTCAGAAGCCAAGCAACTTTATAATATTGATATCAAAAGAACTTGCCCTGTTCCACGTGAAAAAGGCAGCCCAGCAAAGTGGATTGATGTTGCCAAGACACCTTATGGAAACCCAATAAGAATTGCGTATGTTGTGACAGTCCATGGAAGAGCATTTAGACAAGTCAAGAGATTGTTCAAGGCTCTGTACCACAGCCATCATTACTTTTTCTTTCACATTGATACT AGGTCAGATTATCTTCGTAGAGAAATTTTAAAGATGATACGTAATTTTCCGAATGCTGCTGTCGCACCTTGGAGTATGGCAACAATATGGGGTGGAGCCAGTTTGCTGAAAATGTTACTCAGATGCATGGAGGACTTAATGGCAAAGAAAGATTGGAAATGGGACTTCTTTATCAATCTGAGTGAATCTGACTATCCCATCAA GTTTATTAAAAAGCAAGGCTTAGACAGAACTTTTTTGGAGTGTGATGAGCACATGTGGCGGCTCGGTGAGAGACAGCTCCCTCCAGAAATTGACATCGATGGAGGAAGTGATTGGATCGCATTAAACAGGAAGTTCTGTCAGTTTTTAGTGACGTCAAGAGATCCTCTGGTGACATCACTCAAGCACATGTATGGATACTCATTGCTCCCTGCCGAG tcgTTTTTTCACACGGTGCTTAGAAATGGTCCTTACTGTGAAACGTTCATCCGAACCAACTTACGTCTCACTAACTGGAAACGCAAGCTGGGTTGTCGCTGTCAGTATAAACATATTGTGGACTGGTGCGGTTGTTCCCCTAACGACTTTAAACCCGAGGACATGGCCAGGTTAAAG AGCCAGTCAACAAATTACTTTGCACGGAAGTTTGAAGCTATTGTCAATCAAGAAGTTATAAACCAGCTGGACTCATGGTTGTACGACCCGTACCCTGCCAACACTCAAGGACTGAACTATTATTGGGAAAATATGTACCACCACGAAGACTCCATCACCAAAACGAGCGACGTTTTCGCGACATTTTACCAGGCTTTTGTTCGAGTAGGGTTAAAAAGCTTGAAAACGCCCTCTGTTCAAGGTAGCCACAGCCGTAAATGTCTCCCAGGAGGGACCGGAATCATCAAAGAAGTTGCGATTCTTAATCAGCATGATCAGCTCGGTGGAGTTCTAGCATTGTACGATGTTGACGTACTTAGCAGTAGTGGACAGAAACGTACTGTAACCATGGAAACATGGTTGGCACCTTTAAGTCACGAGGAGCTCTTAAATTTGAATATGAGCAACGGGCCGCAGCGACTTGTGGGATTAGAG GTGGGAACCATTTGGGACCAAAAGGAGAGGGTCTTTCGCAACTTGGCTCGGCTCATGGGTCCCTGGGATGACCCTGTTTTGGTCCATCGCTGGGTACACGGCAAGGagtttgatgttaaaattatGTGGGTGGATCCTATCAATGTTGTAACAGGAATTTATGAAATGCGCGTCGTGGAAAACTGGGTGGTTTCATTCCACAAGCCAACGTTCAAGAAACCGATGAGACCTGGTAAATGGACCATAAAAATGATCTTCTCACACAAGGGTGAAGATATGGTTATTGGTCAAACCAGTTTCCTAGTCATACCTATGTCCGTCTCCAAAGGAGAGCCAATCAGATCGCAGGACGCTACAGCGGCGAACAGTGGTCCCCCTGGGGGGATTTACAACACTAATGATTTCTTAATAGAGTTCGATCGCGAAGCGAACAACACAGAGGCGCTGGCCAAAAAGGCTGCTGAAAACTCCAGAAAATTTGGACAAGAACTTGATGACTGGATCGACAGTGAAGTCGAGTACTTTTGGACAGTAGAAGCTTCTTGTGTAATCAGCGGGAATCTAGAAGGGTGTGGTCATATACTTCCTTGTAAATCAACAACGTGGAGTTCAAGGTCACCCGACCCTAAGTCAGAAATAGGGAAAGTTAAACCCAACGGCAGACTACGTTAG
- the LOC140940758 gene encoding xylosyltransferase 2-like isoform X1, with amino-acid sequence MKFRIVRFILGIIGLIVIIQVLTTIHFSSTHWPEEHPVIGNRHVRTVRGKARSHVGAKQVQEPSRQDGEPERGPKPSSLEAPFVPPCKVKHKDALSALKRVKSERCKRQIYKTACLSEAKQLYNIDIKRTCPVPREKGSPAKWIDVAKTPYGNPIRIAYVVTVHGRAFRQVKRLFKALYHSHHYFFFHIDTRSDYLRREILKMIRNFPNAAVAPWSMATIWGGASLLKMLLRCMEDLMAKKDWKWDFFINLSESDYPIKHNSELVEFLRARRDYNFLKPHGRELARFIKKQGLDRTFLECDEHMWRLGERQLPPEIDIDGGSDWIALNRKFCQFLVTSRDPLVTSLKHMYGYSLLPAESFFHTVLRNGPYCETFIRTNLRLTNWKRKLGCRCQYKHIVDWCGCSPNDFKPEDMARLKSQSTNYFARKFEAIVNQEVINQLDSWLYDPYPANTQGLNYYWENMYHHEDSITKTSDVFATFYQAFVRVGLKSLKTPSVQGSHSRKCLPGGTGIIKEVAILNQHDQLGGVLALYDVDVLSSSGQKRTVTMETWLAPLSHEELLNLNMSNGPQRLVGLEVGTIWDQKERVFRNLARLMGPWDDPVLVHRWVHGKEFDVKIMWVDPINVVTGIYEMRVVENWVVSFHKPTFKKPMRPGKWTIKMIFSHKGEDMVIGQTSFLVIPMSVSKGEPIRSQDATAANSGPPGGIYNTNDFLIEFDREANNTEALAKKAAENSRKFGQELDDWIDSEVEYFWTVEASCVISGNLEGCGHILPCKSTTWSSRSPDPKSEIGKVKPNGRLR; translated from the exons ATGAAGTTTAGAATAGTGAGATTTATCCTGGGAATAATCGGTCTAATAGTAATCATTCAAGTGTTAACAACTATCCATTTCTCATCTACACACTGGCCTGAAGAACATCCCGTTATTGGAAATCGTCATGTAAGAACGGTACGTGGAAAAGCACGTTCACACGTGGGGGCAAAGCAG GTTCAAGAGCCATCAAGACAAGATGGAGAGCCAGAAAGAGGCCCAAAGCCATCATCTTTAGAGGCACCATTTGTGCCGCCTTGTAAAGTAAAACACAAAGATGCTCTTTCCGCCCTAAAACGGGTGAAATCTGAGAGGtgtaaaagacaaatttataAGACAGCTTGTCTGTCAGAAGCCAAGCAACTTTATAATATTGATATCAAAAGAACTTGCCCTGTTCCACGTGAAAAAGGCAGCCCAGCAAAGTGGATTGATGTTGCCAAGACACCTTATGGAAACCCAATAAGAATTGCGTATGTTGTGACAGTCCATGGAAGAGCATTTAGACAAGTCAAGAGATTGTTCAAGGCTCTGTACCACAGCCATCATTACTTTTTCTTTCACATTGATACT AGGTCAGATTATCTTCGTAGAGAAATTTTAAAGATGATACGTAATTTTCCGAATGCTGCTGTCGCACCTTGGAGTATGGCAACAATATGGGGTGGAGCCAGTTTGCTGAAAATGTTACTCAGATGCATGGAGGACTTAATGGCAAAGAAAGATTGGAAATGGGACTTCTTTATCAATCTGAGTGAATCTGACTATCCCATCAA GCATAATTCTGAACTGGTAGAATTTCTAAGGGCTCGTCGTGACTACAACTTTTTAAAACCACATGGAAGAGAACTAGCAAG GTTTATTAAAAAGCAAGGCTTAGACAGAACTTTTTTGGAGTGTGATGAGCACATGTGGCGGCTCGGTGAGAGACAGCTCCCTCCAGAAATTGACATCGATGGAGGAAGTGATTGGATCGCATTAAACAGGAAGTTCTGTCAGTTTTTAGTGACGTCAAGAGATCCTCTGGTGACATCACTCAAGCACATGTATGGATACTCATTGCTCCCTGCCGAG tcgTTTTTTCACACGGTGCTTAGAAATGGTCCTTACTGTGAAACGTTCATCCGAACCAACTTACGTCTCACTAACTGGAAACGCAAGCTGGGTTGTCGCTGTCAGTATAAACATATTGTGGACTGGTGCGGTTGTTCCCCTAACGACTTTAAACCCGAGGACATGGCCAGGTTAAAG AGCCAGTCAACAAATTACTTTGCACGGAAGTTTGAAGCTATTGTCAATCAAGAAGTTATAAACCAGCTGGACTCATGGTTGTACGACCCGTACCCTGCCAACACTCAAGGACTGAACTATTATTGGGAAAATATGTACCACCACGAAGACTCCATCACCAAAACGAGCGACGTTTTCGCGACATTTTACCAGGCTTTTGTTCGAGTAGGGTTAAAAAGCTTGAAAACGCCCTCTGTTCAAGGTAGCCACAGCCGTAAATGTCTCCCAGGAGGGACCGGAATCATCAAAGAAGTTGCGATTCTTAATCAGCATGATCAGCTCGGTGGAGTTCTAGCATTGTACGATGTTGACGTACTTAGCAGTAGTGGACAGAAACGTACTGTAACCATGGAAACATGGTTGGCACCTTTAAGTCACGAGGAGCTCTTAAATTTGAATATGAGCAACGGGCCGCAGCGACTTGTGGGATTAGAG GTGGGAACCATTTGGGACCAAAAGGAGAGGGTCTTTCGCAACTTGGCTCGGCTCATGGGTCCCTGGGATGACCCTGTTTTGGTCCATCGCTGGGTACACGGCAAGGagtttgatgttaaaattatGTGGGTGGATCCTATCAATGTTGTAACAGGAATTTATGAAATGCGCGTCGTGGAAAACTGGGTGGTTTCATTCCACAAGCCAACGTTCAAGAAACCGATGAGACCTGGTAAATGGACCATAAAAATGATCTTCTCACACAAGGGTGAAGATATGGTTATTGGTCAAACCAGTTTCCTAGTCATACCTATGTCCGTCTCCAAAGGAGAGCCAATCAGATCGCAGGACGCTACAGCGGCGAACAGTGGTCCCCCTGGGGGGATTTACAACACTAATGATTTCTTAATAGAGTTCGATCGCGAAGCGAACAACACAGAGGCGCTGGCCAAAAAGGCTGCTGAAAACTCCAGAAAATTTGGACAAGAACTTGATGACTGGATCGACAGTGAAGTCGAGTACTTTTGGACAGTAGAAGCTTCTTGTGTAATCAGCGGGAATCTAGAAGGGTGTGGTCATATACTTCCTTGTAAATCAACAACGTGGAGTTCAAGGTCACCCGACCCTAAGTCAGAAATAGGGAAAGTTAAACCCAACGGCAGACTACGTTAG
- the LOC140942113 gene encoding melatonin receptor type 1B-like — protein sequence MNGTANITAEASSTEQSHLPGIPEATFWSTLFILEAALIAAGNLLTAVVFLRSKRLRKRRYYLIINLAISDTLVGALALPMFLVPFGKSLAVWDTETAVHGDAILFFDMFAGFASITFLTMIALERLYATMRPFNYRALKSRWYVLLTIFAWITAASIPSIHLAALKYPGMHLSSTKRAMVSLWVPFLSALLFIICISYLIIWRKVSNVTRSVRKEKAIEKESSLSRICLIVTAMSVVAWLPFIIVSMLINSHYELFNFHALYITKFLHYANSLLNPVLYVLKIPEFKTSISNLFSKNPDNTITDMTPPLSRTRSVR from the coding sequence ATGAACGGAACAGCTAATATAACGGCAGAGGCCTCTTCTACAGAACAGTCTCACCTGCCTGGAATACCAGAGGCGACCTTTTGGAGCACATTGTTCATCCTCGAAGCAGCGTTGATAGCAGCAGGAAATCTTCTTACAGCCGTGGTGTTTCTGCGAAGCAAGAGACTCCGAAAAAGGCGCTACTACTTGATCATTAACCTAGCCATCTCGGACACGCTTGTCGGAGCGCTGGCCTTGCCAATGTTTCTCGTCCCGTTTGGTAAATCCCTAGCTGTCTGGGACACCGAAACTGCCGTCCATGGAgacgccattttgtttttcgacATGTTTGCAGGGTTTGCGTCGATCACGTTTCTCACAATGATCGCATTAGAGCGTCTCTATGCAACAATGCGACCATTCAACTACCGCGCACTCAAGTCACGTTGGTATGTACTGCTTACCATCTTCGCGTGGATTACCGCTGCCTCAATCCCATCAATCCACCTGGCCGCGCTGAAGTATCCCGGCATGCATCTCTCCTCCACGAAGAGGGCTATGGTATCGTTGTGGGTCCCATTCCTCTCCGCGCTACTCTTCATAATTTGCATTTCTTATCTTATTATCTGGAGGAAAGTTAGTAACGTCACCCGAAGCGTGAGAAAGGAAAAAGCCATAGAGAAGGAGTCTTCCTTATCCCGTATTTGCCTGATCGTTACGGCCATGTCAGTTGTAGCTTGGCTTCCCTTTATTATTGTCAGTATGCTTATTAATTCACACTACGAGCTGTTTAATTTTCACGCGCTGTATATCACCAAATTTCTTCATTACGCCAATTCGTTGTTGAATCCCGTGTTGTACGTGCTAAAAATTCCCGAATTCAAGACATCCATTTCGAACTTGTTCAGCAAGAATCCTGATAACACAATTACAGATATGACTCCTCCTCTTTCCCGCACGAGGTCGGTTCGTTGA